One window of Penaeus chinensis breed Huanghai No. 1 chromosome 34, ASM1920278v2, whole genome shotgun sequence genomic DNA carries:
- the LOC125043716 gene encoding uncharacterized protein LOC125043716 yields the protein MLCSQIPVRCFQILKLCFQIPVRCFQTLMLCSQIPVRCFQSQMLCFQTQMLCSQIPVRCFQTLMLCFQIPVRYFQSLMLWSQIPVRCFQSLMLCFQIPVRCFQSLMLCFQILMLCSLMPVRCFQSLMLS from the exons atgttgtgctctcagatccctgtgaggtgctttcagatcCTGAAGTTGTGCtttcagatccctgtgaggtgctttcagaccctgatgttgtgctctcagatccctgtgaggtgctttcagagccaGATGCTGTGCTTTCAGACCCAgatgttgtgctctcagatccctgtgaggtgctttcagaccctgatgttgtgctttcagatccctgtgaggtactttcagagcctgatgttgtggtctcagatccctgtgaggtgctttcagagcctgatgttgtgctttcagatccctgtgag gtgctttcagagcctgatgttgtgctttcagatcctgatgttgtgctctctgatgcctgtgaggtgctttcagagcctgatgttgt cctga